In a genomic window of Streptococcus mitis NCTC 12261:
- the purC gene encoding phosphoribosylaminoimidazolesuccinocarboxamide synthase produces MSKQLIYSGKAKDIYTTEDENLIISTYKDQATAFNGVKKEQIAGKGVLNNQISSFIFEKLNAAGVATHFVEKLSDTEQLNKKVEIIPLEVVLRNYTAGSFSKRFGVDEGIAFETPIVEFYYKNDDLDDPFINDEHVKFLQIADDQQIAYLKEETRRINELLKGWFAEIGLKLIDFKLEFGFDKDGKIILADEFSPDNCRLWDADGNHMDKDVFRRGLGELTDVYEVVWEKLQGLK; encoded by the coding sequence ATGTCAAAACAATTGATCTATTCGGGAAAAGCTAAAGATATCTATACAACTGAGGATGAAAATCTTATTATTTCAACTTACAAGGACCAGGCGACTGCTTTCAATGGTGTTAAGAAGGAGCAGATTGCGGGCAAAGGAGTGTTGAATAATCAGATTTCATCTTTTATTTTTGAGAAATTAAATGCGGCTGGTGTGGCGACTCACTTTGTGGAGAAACTTTCAGATACAGAACAACTCAATAAAAAGGTTGAGATTATTCCTCTCGAGGTTGTGCTTCGCAACTACACGGCTGGTTCCTTTTCAAAACGTTTTGGTGTAGACGAAGGAATCGCATTTGAGACTCCGATTGTCGAATTTTACTACAAAAATGATGATTTGGATGATCCATTCATCAATGATGAGCATGTGAAATTCCTACAGATTGCGGATGACCAGCAGATTGCCTACTTGAAGGAAGAAACGCGTCGTATCAATGAACTTTTGAAAGGCTGGTTTGCTGAGATTGGGCTTAAGTTGATTGACTTTAAGCTAGAGTTCGGTTTTGACAAGGATGGCAAGATTATCTTGGCAGATGAATTTTCACCAGATAATTGCCGTTTGTGGGATGCAGATGGCAACCACATGGATAAGGATGTTTTCCGTAGGGGACTAGGTGAATTAACCGATGTTTATGAAGTTGTTTGGGAGAAGCTGCAAGGTTTGAAATAA
- a CDS encoding phosphoribosylaminoimidazolesuccinocarboxamide synthase, with translation MFATENLRLSTKRTQAEKVPQTFSLRRGLGELTDVYEIVWEKLQGLK, from the coding sequence CTGTTTGCAACGGAAAACCTTCGTCTCTCAACTAAAAGGACTCAGGCTGAAAAGGTCCCCCAGACCTTTTCACTCCGTAGGGGATTGGGAGAACTAACAGATGTTTACGAGATTGTCTGGGAAAAGTTGCAGGGTTTGAAATAA
- a CDS encoding phosphoribosylformylglycinamidine synthase yields MDKRIFVEKKADFQVKSESLVRELQHNLGLSSLKSIRIVQVYDVFDLAEDLFAPAEKHIFSEQVTDHVLDEAAVQADLANYAFFAIESLPGQFDQRAASSQEALLLLGSSSDVTVNTAQLYLVNKDIDATELEAVKNYLLNPVDSRFKDITTGIAKQEFSESDKTIPKLTFFESYTAEDFALYKTEQGMAMEVDDLLFIQEYFKSIGRVPTETELKVLDTYWSDHCRHTTFETELKHIDFSASKFQKQLQSTYDKYIAMRDELGRSEKPQTLMDMATIFGRYERANGRLDDMEVSDEINACSVEIEVDIDGVKEPWLLMFKNETHNHPTEIEPFGGAATCIGGAIRDPLSGRSYVYQAMRISGAGDITAPISETRAGKLPQQVISKTAAHGYSSYGNQIGLATTYVREYFHPGFVAKRMELGAVVGAAPKGNVVREKPEAGDVIILLGGKTGRDGVGGATGSSKVQTVESVETAGAEVQKGNAIEERKIQRLFRNGDVTRLIKKSNDFGAGGVCVAIGELADGLEIDLNKVPLKYQGLNGTEIAISESQERMAVVVRPEDVDAFVAECNKENIDAVVVATVTEKPNLVMHWNGETIVDLERRFLDTNGVRVVVDAKVVDKDVKLPEERQTSADTLEADTLTVLSDLNHASQKGLQTIFDCSVGRSTVNHPLGGRYQLTPTEASVQKLPVQHGVTHTASVMAQGFNPYVAEWSPYHGAAYAVIEATARLVAAGANWSQARFSYQEYFERMDKQAERFGQPVAALLGSIEAQIQLGLPSIGGKDSMSGTFEELTVPPTLVAFGVTTADSRKVLSPEFKNAGENIYYIPGQALSAEIDFDLIKSNFAQFEALQKAHKVTAASAVKYGGVIESLALATFGNHIGAEVILPELETALTAQLGGFVLTSPEEIAGVEKIGQTSANFTLLVNGVKLDGHKLDSAFQGKLEEVYPTEFAQAKELAEVPAVATNTVIQAKEKVEKPVVYIPVFPGTNSEYDSAKAFEKEGAEVNLVPFVTLNEEAIVNSVETMVDNIGKANILFFAGGFSAADEPDGSAKFIVNILLNEKVRAAIDSFIARGGLIIGICNGFQALVKSGLLPYGNFEDASSTSPTLFYNDANQHVAKMVETRIANTNSPWLAGVEVGDIHAIPVSHGEGKFVVTAEEFAELRDNGQIFSQYVDFDGKPSMDSKYNPNGSVHAIEGITSKNGQIIGKMGHSERYEEGLFQNIPGNKDQHLFASAVKYFTGK; encoded by the coding sequence ATGGATAAACGTATTTTTGTTGAAAAAAAGGCTGATTTTCAGGTCAAGTCAGAGAGTTTGGTGAGAGAACTCCAGCACAACTTGGGACTTTCAAGCTTGAAAAGTATTCGCATCGTGCAAGTGTATGATGTATTTGACTTGGCAGAGGACCTGTTTGCACCTGCAGAGAAACACATCTTCTCTGAGCAGGTGACAGACCATGTCTTGGATGAAGCTGCTGTACAGGCGGATCTTGCTAACTATGCTTTCTTTGCCATTGAAAGCCTGCCAGGTCAATTTGACCAGCGTGCAGCATCTTCACAGGAAGCCTTGCTTTTACTAGGAAGTTCGAGTGATGTAACGGTTAATACTGCTCAACTTTATTTGGTCAATAAAGATATTGATGCGACGGAGTTAGAGGCGGTCAAGAACTATCTGCTCAACCCAGTTGATTCTCGTTTCAAGGACATCACGACAGGGATTGCCAAGCAGGAATTTTCTGAGTCAGACAAGACCATTCCTAAATTGACTTTCTTTGAAAGCTATACAGCAGAAGACTTTGCCCTCTACAAGACCGAGCAGGGCATGGCAATGGAAGTGGATGATTTGCTCTTTATCCAAGAATATTTCAAGTCAATCGGGCGCGTGCCAACTGAGACAGAGCTCAAGGTTTTGGATACTTACTGGTCTGACCACTGCCGTCACACAACTTTTGAGACAGAGTTGAAACACATCGACTTTTCAGCTTCTAAATTTCAAAAGCAATTGCAGTCAACCTATGACAAGTATATTGCCATGCGTGATGAGTTGGGGCGTTCTGAAAAACCTCAAACCTTGATGGATATGGCGACTATTTTCGGTCGTTATGAGCGTGCTAATGGACGTTTGGATGATATGGAAGTGTCAGACGAAATCAATGCTTGCTCAGTAGAAATCGAAGTGGATATTGATGGTGTGAAAGAGCCATGGCTCCTCATGTTCAAGAATGAAACTCACAACCACCCAACGGAAATTGAGCCATTTGGTGGGGCTGCTACCTGTATCGGTGGAGCCATTCGTGACCCATTGTCAGGTCGCTCATATGTTTACCAAGCCATGCGGATCTCAGGTGCTGGTGATATTACAGCACCGATTTCAGAAACTCGCGCTGGGAAATTGCCACAACAGGTCATTTCTAAGACAGCGGCTCATGGTTATTCTTCATACGGTAACCAAATTGGGCTTGCGACGACCTACGTTCGTGAGTATTTCCACCCAGGCTTTGTAGCTAAACGTATGGAGCTAGGTGCCGTTGTTGGTGCTGCTCCCAAGGGCAATGTAGTCCGTGAAAAACCAGAAGCAGGTGACGTGATTATCTTGCTAGGTGGTAAGACTGGGCGTGATGGTGTCGGTGGTGCGACAGGGTCTTCTAAGGTTCAAACAGTTGAGTCCGTGGAAACTGCCGGTGCTGAGGTTCAAAAAGGGAATGCCATCGAAGAACGCAAGATTCAGCGCCTTTTCCGTAATGGCGATGTCACTCGTCTTATCAAGAAGTCCAATGACTTTGGAGCAGGTGGTGTCTGTGTAGCCATCGGTGAATTGGCAGACGGTCTTGAAATTGACCTCAACAAGGTGCCTCTTAAATACCAGGGCTTGAATGGTACCGAAATTGCCATCTCTGAATCTCAAGAACGGATGGCAGTCGTGGTTCGTCCTGAGGATGTAGATGCCTTCGTTGCGGAATGTAACAAAGAGAATATTGATGCTGTTGTGGTTGCGACAGTGACTGAAAAACCAAATCTAGTCATGCACTGGAATGGTGAAACGATTGTCGACTTGGAACGTCGTTTCCTAGATACCAACGGTGTGCGTGTCGTTGTTGATGCCAAGGTTGTGGACAAAGATGTCAAGCTTCCAGAAGAACGTCAAACATCTGCTGACACACTTGAAGCAGATACCCTTACGGTCCTATCTGACCTCAACCATGCGAGTCAAAAAGGATTGCAGACTATCTTTGATTGCTCTGTTGGTCGTTCAACAGTCAATCACCCACTTGGCGGACGCTACCAACTCACACCAACTGAGGCATCTGTGCAGAAATTACCAGTTCAACACGGTGTGACTCATACTGCGTCAGTCATGGCTCAAGGTTTCAACCCATATGTAGCTGAATGGTCTCCATACCACGGTGCTGCCTATGCGGTGATCGAAGCAACTGCTCGTTTGGTTGCTGCTGGTGCCAACTGGTCTCAGGCTCGTTTCTCTTACCAAGAGTACTTCGAGCGCATGGATAAACAAGCAGAGCGTTTTGGTCAGCCAGTAGCAGCTCTCCTAGGCTCTATCGAGGCACAAATTCAGCTTGGTTTGCCATCTATCGGTGGTAAGGACTCCATGTCTGGTACCTTTGAAGAATTGACAGTGCCACCAACCTTGGTCGCTTTTGGGGTGACGACAGCAGATAGCCGTAAGGTGCTTTCGCCAGAGTTCAAGAATGCTGGTGAAAACATCTACTACATCCCAGGCCAAGCACTCTCAGCAGAGATTGATTTTGACTTGATTAAGTCTAACTTTGCTCAGTTTGAAGCCCTTCAAAAGGCTCACAAAGTAACAGCAGCTTCAGCTGTTAAATACGGTGGTGTTATTGAAAGTTTGGCACTTGCTACTTTTGGAAATCATATCGGTGCAGAGGTGATCTTGCCTGAACTTGAAACAGCTTTGACAGCTCAATTAGGCGGATTTGTCCTAACATCTCCTGAAGAAATCGCTGGAGTAGAGAAGATTGGACAAACAAGTGCCAACTTTACACTCCTTGTCAACGGTGTGAAGCTAGATGGACACAAACTTGACAGTGCTTTCCAAGGGAAATTGGAAGAAGTTTACCCAACAGAATTTGCACAAGCTAAAGAACTAGCAGAAGTTCCAGCTGTCGCTACTAACACAGTCATCCAAGCTAAAGAAAAAGTTGAAAAACCGGTAGTCTATATCCCAGTCTTCCCAGGAACTAACTCAGAATATGACTCAGCCAAGGCCTTCGAAAAAGAAGGTGCAGAGGTCAACTTGGTGCCATTTGTGACCTTGAATGAAGAAGCCATTGTCAATTCAGTTGAAACTATGGTTGACAACATCGGCAAGGCTAACATTCTCTTCTTTGCAGGTGGTTTCTCAGCTGCGGACGAGCCAGATGGTTCAGCTAAGTTTATTGTCAATATCCTGCTCAATGAAAAAGTGCGTGCAGCTATTGATAGCTTTATCGCCCGTGGTGGCTTGATTATTGGTATCTGTAATGGATTCCAGGCCTTGGTCAAATCAGGTCTTCTTCCATACGGGAACTTCGAAGATGCCAGCAGTACTAGTCCAACCCTCTTCTACAATGATGCCAACCAGCACGTGGCCAAGATGGTGGAAACTCGGATTGCCAATACCAACTCGCCATGGTTGGCTGGAGTAGAAGTGGGCGATATCCACGCTATTCCTGTTTCGCACGGTGAAGGGAAGTTTGTCGTGACGGCTGAGGAATTTGCGGAGCTCCGTGACAATGGTCAAATCTTTAGCCAATACGTTGACTTTGACGGCAAACCAAGTATGGACTCTAAGTACAATCCGAATGGTTCTGTCCATGCCATCGAAGGAATTACCAGCAAGAATGGTCAAATCATCGGTAAGATGGGCCACTCAGAACGTTATGAGGAAGGTCTTTTCCAAAATATCCCAGGAAATAAAGACCAGCACCTGTTCGCGTCAGCGGTTAAATACTTTACTGGAAAATAA
- the purF gene encoding amidophosphoribosyltransferase: MTYEVKSLNEECGVFGIWGHPDAAKLTYFGLHSLQHRGQEGAGILSNDQGQLKRHRDMGLLSEVFRNPANLDKLTGTGAIGHVRYATAGEASVDNIQPFLFRFHDMQFGLAHNGNLTNAASLKKELEQRGAIFSATSDSEILAHLIRRSHNPNLMGKIKEALSLVKGGFAYILLFEDKLIAALDPNGFRPLSIGKMANGAVVVSSETCAFEVIGAEWIRDLKPGEIVIIDDKGIQYDSYTDDTQLAICSMEYIYFARPDSNIHGVNVHTARKRMGAQLAREFKHEADIVVGVPNSSLSAAMGFAEESGLPNEMGLIKNQYTQRTFIQPTQELREQGVRMKLSAVSGVVKGKRVVMIDDSIVRGTTSRRIVQLLKEAGATEVHVAIGSPALAYPCFYGIDIQTRQELIAANHTVEETRQIIGADSLTYLSVEGLIDSIGIETDAPNGGLCVAYFDGDYPTPLYDYEEDYRRSLEEKTSFYK, from the coding sequence ATGACATACGAAGTAAAATCTCTTAATGAAGAATGTGGTGTTTTCGGTATCTGGGGACATCCAGATGCTGCTAAATTGACCTATTTTGGTCTCCATAGTCTTCAGCACCGTGGTCAGGAGGGGGCAGGAATCCTCTCCAACGATCAGGGACAATTGAAGCGCCATCGTGACATGGGACTTTTATCAGAAGTCTTCAGAAATCCTGCTAATTTGGATAAATTGACGGGAACTGGTGCGATTGGGCATGTGCGTTACGCGACTGCTGGCGAAGCTTCTGTAGATAATATCCAGCCCTTCCTCTTCCGTTTTCATGATATGCAGTTTGGTTTGGCTCATAATGGAAATCTGACCAATGCAGCCTCTCTCAAGAAAGAATTGGAACAAAGAGGAGCAATTTTCAGCGCGACTTCGGACTCGGAAATCTTGGCTCATCTCATTCGTCGTAGTCACAATCCGAACTTAATGGGAAAAATCAAGGAGGCGCTCAGCCTTGTCAAAGGTGGTTTTGCCTATATCTTGCTGTTTGAGGACAAGTTGATTGCGGCTCTTGACCCCAATGGTTTCCGTCCGCTTTCTATCGGGAAAATGGCCAACGGAGCGGTGGTTGTTTCATCTGAAACCTGTGCTTTTGAGGTTATTGGTGCTGAATGGATTCGTGATTTGAAGCCAGGTGAGATTGTGATTATTGATGACAAGGGAATCCAGTATGATAGCTATACGGATGATACTCAGCTCGCGATTTGCTCTATGGAGTATATCTATTTTGCCCGCCCTGATTCTAATATCCACGGTGTCAATGTCCATACGGCTCGCAAACGTATGGGTGCCCAATTGGCGCGTGAATTCAAGCACGAGGCGGATATCGTGGTCGGTGTGCCCAATTCTTCCCTCAGCGCGGCTATGGGCTTTGCGGAAGAGTCCGGGCTACCAAATGAAATGGGCCTCATCAAGAACCAATACACCCAACGTACCTTTATCCAACCCACTCAAGAATTGCGGGAGCAAGGGGTGCGGATGAAACTGTCTGCTGTTTCAGGCGTTGTAAAAGGCAAGCGTGTGGTTATGATTGATGACTCTATTGTACGTGGAACGACCTCTCGTCGTATTGTTCAACTCTTAAAAGAAGCGGGTGCAACTGAGGTTCACGTTGCTATTGGCAGTCCAGCGCTAGCTTATCCATGCTTCTACGGGATTGATATCCAGACCCGTCAGGAGCTGATTGCGGCTAATCATACGGTCGAAGAAACGCGTCAAATCATTGGGGCGGACAGTCTGACTTATCTTTCTGTTGAGGGGTTGATTGATTCAATTGGTATTGAAACGGATGCGCCAAATGGTGGTCTCTGTGTCGCTTACTTTGACGGTGACTACCCAACACCTCTCTACGACTATGAAGAAGACTATCGTCGAAGTTTGGAAGAAAAGACCAGTTTTTACAAATAG
- the purM gene encoding phosphoribosylformylglycinamidine cyclo-ligase has translation MANKNAYAQSGVDVEAGYEVVERIKKHVARTERAGVMGALGGFGGMFDLSKTGVKEPVLISGTDGVGTKLMLAIKYDKHDTIGQDCVAMCVNDIIAAGAEPLYFLDYVATGKNEPAKLEQVVAGVAEGCVQAGAALIGGETAEMPGMYGEDDYDLAGFAVGVAEKSQIIDGSKVAEGDVLLGLASSGIHSNGYSLVRRVFADYTGEEVLPELEGKQLKEVLLEPTRIYVKGVLPLIKEELVNGIAHITGGGFIENVPRMFAADLAAEIEEDKVPVLPIFKALEKYGQIKHEEMFEIFNMGVGLMLAVSPENVSRVKELLDEPVYEIGRIVKKENESVIIK, from the coding sequence ATGGCAAATAAAAATGCGTACGCTCAATCTGGTGTGGATGTTGAAGCGGGTTATGAAGTTGTTGAACGGATTAAAAAGCACGTGGCTCGTACGGAGCGTGCAGGTGTCATGGGAGCTCTGGGTGGCTTTGGTGGTATGTTTGACCTTTCAAAGACTGGGGTTAAAGAACCTGTCTTGATTTCAGGAACTGACGGTGTCGGAACCAAACTCATGCTGGCTATCAAGTACGACAAGCACGATACCATCGGTCAGGACTGTGTGGCCATGTGTGTCAATGATATCATCGCTGCAGGTGCGGAGCCCCTCTATTTCCTTGACTACGTCGCAACTGGCAAGAATGAACCAGCTAAGCTAGAGCAAGTCGTTGCTGGTGTGGCAGAAGGTTGTGTGCAGGCTGGTGCTGCCCTCATTGGTGGGGAAACGGCTGAAATGCCTGGCATGTACGGCGAAGATGACTATGACTTGGCTGGTTTTGCGGTCGGTGTGGCTGAAAAATCTCAAATCATTGACGGTTCAAAAGTGGCAGAGGGAGATGTTCTTCTCGGACTTGCTTCAAGTGGGATTCATTCCAATGGTTACTCTCTCGTCCGTCGTGTCTTTGCGGATTACACAGGTGAGGAAGTCCTGCCAGAATTGGAAGGCAAGCAACTCAAGGAAGTTCTTCTTGAGCCGACTCGTATCTATGTCAAGGGTGTCTTACCACTCATCAAGGAAGAGTTGGTCAACGGCATTGCCCACATCACTGGTGGTGGTTTTATCGAAAATGTCCCTCGTATGTTTGCAGCTGACTTGGCTGCTGAGATTGAGGAAGACAAGGTTCCAGTTTTACCGATTTTCAAAGCCCTTGAAAAATACGGTCAGATCAAACACGAAGAAATGTTTGAAATCTTCAATATGGGTGTGGGACTTATGCTAGCAGTTAGCCCTGAAAATGTAAGTCGTGTCAAGGAATTGTTGGATGAACCAGTCTATGAAATTGGTCGTATCGTCAAGAAAGAAAACGAAAGTGTCATCATCAAATGA
- the purN gene encoding phosphoribosylglycinamide formyltransferase, whose protein sequence is MKKIAVFASGNGSNFQVIAEQFPVEFVFSDHRDAYVLERADKLGVLSYAFELKEFESKADYEAALVELLEEHQIDLVCLAGYMKIVGPTLLATYEGRIINIHPAYLPEFPGAHGIEDAWNADVAESGVTIHWVDSGVDTGKIIKQVRVPRLADDNIESFETRIHEAEYKLYPEVIRELLDK, encoded by the coding sequence ATGAAAAAAATAGCGGTTTTTGCCTCCGGTAATGGCTCAAATTTTCAGGTGATAGCGGAACAATTTCCAGTAGAGTTTGTCTTTTCAGACCATCGTGACGCCTATGTGCTCGAACGTGCAGATAAGCTCGGCGTTCTGTCCTATGCTTTTGAACTCAAGGAGTTTGAGAGCAAGGCAGACTACGAAGCGGCCCTTGTCGAACTCTTGGAAGAACACCAGATTGACCTGGTTTGTCTAGCAGGCTACATGAAAATCGTTGGGCCAACCTTATTGGCGACTTATGAAGGCCGAATCATCAACATTCATCCAGCCTACCTGCCAGAATTTCCAGGAGCTCATGGGATTGAGGACGCTTGGAATGCTGACGTTGCAGAGAGCGGCGTGACCATTCACTGGGTAGATTCTGGTGTGGACACTGGTAAAATCATTAAACAAGTCCGTGTGCCAAGGTTAGCTGATGATAACATTGAAAGCTTTGAAACTCGCATTCATGAGGCAGAGTACAAGTTGTATCCAGAGGTTATTAGAGAATTGTTGGACAAGTAA
- the purH gene encoding bifunctional phosphoribosylaminoimidazolecarboxamide formyltransferase/IMP cyclohydrolase, with protein sequence MTKRALISVSDKAGIVEFAQELKKLGWEIISTGGTKVALDNAGVNTIAIDDVTGFPEMMDGRVKTLHPNIHGGLLARRDLDSHLEAAKDNKIELIDLVVVNLYPFKETILKPDVTYADAVENIDIGGPSMLRSAAKNHASVTVVVDPADYTVVLDELSANGKTTYETRQRLAAKVFRHTAAYDALIAEYFTAQVGESKPEKLTLTYDLKQAMRYGENPQQDADFYQKALPTDYSIASAKQLNGKELSFNNIRDADAAIRIIRDFKDRPTVVALKHMNPCGIGQADDIETAWDYAYESDPVSIFGGIVVLNREVDAATAEKMHGVFLEIIIAPSYTDEALAILTNKKKNLRILALPFDAQEASEVEAEYTGVVGGLLVQNQDVVKESPADWQVVTKRQPTETEATALEFAWKSIKYVKSNGIIVTNDHMTLGVGPGQTNRLASVRIAIDQAKDRLDGAVLASDAFFPFADNVEEIAKAGIKAIIQPGGSVRDQESIEAADKYGLTMVFTGVRHFRH encoded by the coding sequence ATGACTAAACGCGCCTTAATCAGCGTCTCAGACAAAGCGGGCATTGTTGAATTTGCCCAAGAACTTAAAAAACTTGGTTGGGAGATTATCTCGACAGGTGGAACCAAGGTTGCCCTTGATAATGCTGGGGTGAACACCATTGCGATCGATGATGTGACGGGCTTCCCAGAGATGATGGACGGTCGTGTCAAGACCCTTCATCCAAATATCCACGGTGGACTCCTCGCTCGTCGTGACTTGGATAGTCACCTGGAAGCGGCTAAAGATAATAAGATTGAATTGATTGACCTTGTCGTGGTCAATCTCTATCCTTTCAAGGAAACCATCCTCAAACCAGACGTGACTTATGCTGATGCGGTGGAGAATATCGATATCGGCGGGCCATCTATGCTTCGTTCAGCAGCGAAGAACCATGCCAGCGTGACGGTTGTGGTAGACCCTGCTGACTATACAGTGGTTTTGGACGAGTTGTCAGCCAATGGTAAAACGACTTACGAAACGCGTCAACGTTTGGCAGCCAAGGTTTTCCGTCACACAGCGGCTTATGACGCCTTGATTGCAGAGTATTTCACAGCTCAAGTCGGCGAAAGCAAACCTGAAAAGCTCACTTTGACCTATGACCTCAAACAAGCCATGCGTTACGGTGAGAACCCTCAACAAGACGCAGACTTCTACCAAAAAGCTTTGCCAACAGACTATTCGATTGCTTCAGCGAAACAGCTCAATGGGAAAGAATTGTCATTCAATAATATCCGCGATGCTGATGCTGCCATTCGTATTATCCGTGATTTCAAAGACCGTCCAACCGTTGTGGCTCTCAAACACATGAACCCATGTGGAATCGGTCAGGCTGATGACATCGAGACTGCTTGGGACTACGCTTATGAGTCTGACCCAGTGTCTATCTTTGGTGGTATCGTTGTTCTTAACCGTGAGGTGGATGCTGCGACAGCTGAGAAGATGCACGGCGTTTTCCTTGAAATCATCATCGCACCAAGCTATACGGATGAGGCGCTAGCCATTTTGACCAACAAAAAGAAAAACTTGCGTATCCTTGCCTTGCCATTTGACGCTCAAGAGGCTAGCGAAGTGGAAGCAGAATATACAGGTGTAGTTGGTGGTCTCCTTGTGCAAAACCAAGACGTAGTGAAAGAAAGCCCAGCTGATTGGCAAGTGGTGACTAAACGCCAGCCAACAGAGACAGAAGCGACTGCTCTTGAGTTTGCATGGAAGTCTATCAAGTATGTCAAATCAAACGGCATCATCGTGACCAACGACCATATGACACTTGGTGTTGGCCCAGGTCAAACCAACCGTTTGGCTTCTGTTCGCATCGCTATTGACCAAGCTAAAGACCGTCTTGACGGCGCTGTGCTTGCTTCCGATGCCTTCTTCCCATTTGCGGATAACGTGGAAGAAATCGCCAAAGCAGGCATTAAAGCTATCATCCAGCCAGGTGGGTCCGTCCGTGATCAGGAATCCATCGAAGCTGCTGACAAATACGGCTTGACTATGGTCTTCACAGGAGTGAGACATTTTAGACATTAA
- the purD gene encoding phosphoribosylamine--glycine ligase, with protein sequence MKLLVVGSGGREHAIAKKLLESKEVEKVFVAPGNDGMTLDGLELVNISISEHFKLIDFAKANDIAWSFIGPDDALAAGIVDDFHAAGLKAFGPTKAAAELEWSKDFAKEIMVKYGVPTAAYGTFSDFEEAKAYIEKQGAPIVVKADGLALGKGVVVAETVEQAVEAAHEMLLDNKFGDSGARVVIEEFLEGEEFSLFAFVNGDKFYIMPTAQDHKRAYDGDKGPNTGGMGAYAPVPHLPQSVVDTAVDTIVKPVLDGMIKEGRPYLGILYAGLILTADGPKVIEFNARFGDPETQIILPRLTSDFAQNITDILDGKEPNITWTDKGVTLGVVVASNGYPLEYEKGVALPAKTEGDIITYYAGAKFSENSRALLSNGGRVYMLVTTAATVKEAQDTIYQEFAQQKTEGLFYRTDIGSKAIR encoded by the coding sequence ATGAAGCTGTTAGTTGTCGGTTCGGGTGGTCGTGAACATGCCATTGCTAAGAAGTTGCTTGAGTCAAAAGAGGTAGAAAAGGTTTTTGTTGCTCCTGGAAATGATGGGATGACTCTGGATGGTCTGGAATTGGTAAATATCTCTATTTCCGAACATTTTAAATTGATTGACTTTGCAAAGGCCAACGATATTGCTTGGTCATTTATCGGGCCAGATGACGCCCTTGCGGCTGGTATCGTGGATGATTTCCATGCAGCTGGTCTCAAAGCCTTTGGTCCGACTAAGGCTGCGGCTGAACTTGAGTGGTCTAAGGATTTTGCCAAGGAAATCATGGTTAAATACGGCGTTCCGACAGCAGCCTATGGCACATTCTCAGATTTCGAGGAAGCTAAGGCCTATATCGAAAAGCAGGGTGCGCCTATCGTAGTCAAGGCGGATGGCTTGGCGCTTGGGAAGGGTGTCGTCGTTGCTGAGACAGTCGAGCAAGCGGTCGAAGCCGCTCATGAGATGCTTTTGGACAATAAATTTGGTGACTCAGGTGCGCGTGTGGTTATTGAGGAATTCCTTGAAGGAGAGGAATTTTCACTCTTTGCCTTTGTCAATGGTGATAAGTTCTACATCATGCCAACGGCTCAGGACCACAAACGTGCCTACGATGGCGACAAAGGGCCTAACACGGGAGGTATGGGAGCATATGCGCCAGTTCCACACTTACCACAGAGTGTGGTTGATACAGCGGTTGACACCATTGTCAAGCCAGTCCTTGATGGCATGATTAAAGAAGGGCGCCCTTATCTGGGTATCCTTTACGCAGGACTTATCTTGACAGCTGATGGACCTAAGGTCATCGAGTTTAATGCTCGCTTCGGAGATCCAGAAACTCAGATTATCTTGCCTCGTCTGACCTCTGATTTTGCCCAAAATATTACGGATATCCTCGATGGCAAGGAGCCAAACATCACCTGGACGGACAAGGGTGTGACGCTTGGTGTAGTTGTCGCATCAAACGGTTACCCGCTAGAATATGAAAAGGGTGTTGCATTACCGGCAAAAACCGAGGGAGATATCATCACCTACTATGCAGGGGCTAAGTTTTCGGAAAATAGTAGAGCGCTGCTATCAAACGGCGGACGTGTCTATATGCTCGTCACCACAGCAGCCACCGTCAAAGAAGCCCAGGACACCATCTACCAAGAATTCGCCCAACAAAAAACAGAAGGCCTCTTCTACCGAACAGATATCGGAAGTAAAGCTATTCGATAA